A single window of Leeuwenhoekiella sp. MAR_2009_132 DNA harbors:
- a CDS encoding RagB/SusD family nutrient uptake outer membrane protein, producing MKKILILFSLILTVAISGCSKEEFLDQPLRGRQQLDDFFSSPENAELFVNSVYAKVNGESWFQIEFFRQICEMSTDDNWAGNTEQPRPDISGIAAYNVFAGSFYINAFWENTYIGITRANIALERIPEVEMDETLKSRLLAEARFLRAWYYYDLVRNYGGVPIVTTYTELLEPAINDKVRSSVDEVYDFVESELLLAIKDLPLKSEYATKDLGRITKGAAQTLLAKTYLYREKWSLAQDVAEDVIQLGQYQLEPKFEDIFSVYNHHGVESIFEVDMITNPQFANIGGQISTTAGTRVDQGFGWCMPSSDLENAFLSEGDEIRLRSTIMKHGEPVYGDPQVTSFNAAPDRNKSGRTNRKVYIPLADREDPYVRGQHPLPVIRFRYADLLLVHAEAAYFAGDESAALTSLKKIRDRVELETNMSLTGTNLRDAIWKERRLELALEQQRLFDLRRQKVNGTPRIATILGPNGSFVKYNTEVSTDPFETTNLGEPQDKGALFDPSVHLLWPIPPEEIQLSRGNITQNPGY from the coding sequence ATGAAAAAGATATTAATACTATTTAGTTTAATTCTTACTGTAGCCATCAGCGGCTGCAGTAAAGAAGAATTTCTTGATCAACCGCTTAGAGGAAGACAGCAATTAGACGACTTCTTTTCTTCACCAGAGAATGCAGAGCTTTTTGTAAACTCAGTATATGCAAAAGTTAATGGTGAAAGCTGGTTTCAAATAGAATTTTTTAGACAAATCTGTGAGATGTCTACAGATGATAACTGGGCAGGAAATACAGAGCAACCACGACCAGATATTTCTGGTATTGCAGCTTATAATGTTTTTGCAGGATCGTTTTATATTAATGCTTTTTGGGAAAACACCTATATAGGGATTACGCGTGCAAACATTGCTTTAGAGCGTATTCCTGAGGTAGAAATGGACGAGACTTTAAAGTCTCGCTTACTAGCCGAAGCACGGTTTTTAAGAGCCTGGTATTATTACGATTTAGTACGTAATTATGGTGGTGTACCTATTGTAACTACCTATACAGAATTACTAGAACCAGCTATAAACGATAAAGTGCGGTCTTCGGTAGATGAAGTTTATGATTTTGTAGAGAGTGAGCTTCTTTTAGCGATTAAAGATTTACCACTTAAAAGTGAGTATGCTACAAAAGATTTAGGAAGAATTACAAAAGGAGCTGCACAAACGCTTTTAGCTAAAACCTATTTATATCGCGAAAAATGGTCGTTGGCTCAGGATGTTGCAGAAGATGTTATCCAATTAGGGCAGTATCAATTAGAGCCAAAGTTTGAAGATATTTTCTCGGTTTATAACCATCACGGTGTAGAATCTATTTTTGAAGTAGATATGATCACAAATCCTCAATTTGCAAATATAGGAGGGCAAATTAGTACAACAGCCGGGACTCGGGTAGATCAAGGTTTTGGGTGGTGTATGCCAAGTAGTGATCTTGAAAATGCATTCTTAAGTGAAGGAGACGAAATACGATTACGTTCTACAATTATGAAACATGGAGAGCCCGTTTACGGTGATCCTCAGGTTACTTCTTTTAATGCAGCTCCAGACCGTAATAAATCAGGAAGAACTAACCGTAAGGTGTATATACCACTGGCAGATCGTGAAGACCCATATGTAAGAGGGCAACATCCGCTTCCTGTTATACGATTTAGATATGCAGACTTACTATTAGTTCATGCAGAGGCTGCCTATTTTGCCGGTGATGAGAGTGCGGCTTTAACATCACTTAAAAAAATACGAGACCGTGTTGAATTAGAAACAAATATGAGTTTGACCGGTACAAATTTAAGAGATGCAATCTGGAAAGAAAGAAGATTAGAACTTGCTTTAGAGCAGCAACGCTTATTTGACCTTAGAAGGCAAAAAGTAAATGGTACCCCAAGAATCGCAACTATTTTAGGACCTAACGGATCTTTTGTAAAGTATAACACAGAAGTGAGTACAGATCCTTTTGAAACCACAAATCTGGGAGAACCTCAAGACAAAGGAGCTTTGTTTGACCCTAGTGTTCACTTATTGTGGCCTATACCGCCAGAAGAAATTCAATTATCAAGAGGAAACATTACGCAAAACCCGGGTTACTAA
- a CDS encoding SusC/RagA family TonB-linked outer membrane protein, translating into MNFIKKLVVLILFCNTSLYAQKSVSGVVTDENGTVLPGVNVIEKGTNNGAVSDFDGVYEIETANDAILIFSFLGFQSQEVSVENKTAINVTLQNDQQALDEVVVIGYGAVDRDKISSSISTVEGEELTKITASNPAESLQGKAAGVQVLSGGGNPGASPQILIRGVTSNNGTSPLIVLDGVPQPQGTSLNLLNPADIKNFQILKDASASAIYGSRASNGVVLITTKRGKEGKTIINLDFSQGYQRLEKINLAGADEYIQVMNLRRTNDGSAPLYNAEDFTTDTDWWDETIENFAPVTNFNLRASGGSEKVKYAASMSYFNQESNYDKGYYEKITARFNVDFKLSDKITLKQDLNPRIENFESSPNLLYSILRIDPLTDVYLPQDERVGNSFSIYAPSNNQVPNPVGSVARLFNETKFFALISNTQLNYEITPELTFNSQLGLNINHSRQDIFNPRYFTTPNQQQEINNVSRRVNENFDYVFNNTINYTQDFGKHYVNLLGGVLFDSQTFNYVSAFREDIPDDENPDLRYLDAATGEGISVGGNEAVETIFSGIFRGIYSYDNKYFFTGTIRADESSKFAKGNRLGVFPSVSVAWDIDSESFFDVDFISNLRLKAGYGQIGNQNINRNGQFFAIGTGNYVFGGDRVVTNFLSQFGNPGLKWETVEDKNFGLTATLFDSAFDFSVEYYEKTSKDLLFNVELPNYTGIPGLVSQNVGSFESKGWDIQVGYNKTWGDFKMDLNVNVSTNESRAVELAPGNEQLFGQNRSDLGNRFIKITELGERVGLFYGFETDGIFQNQTEINAHSSETGQLIQPNAQPGDLKFVDTNKDGVLNDNDLTTIGNPFPDFYGGFTGNFSYKNLDFSMQWYGTYGNEVFNYTRTFINAGTQDVNVGAGTIGRVWTPENPNAEFPRLTLLDRNGNYQRPSSLFIEDASYLRLRNVQLGYNFDIPNFQKLRIFISGQNLITISDYSGFDPEVGAGGDIINDFGVDYARYPVSKTYLLGLNLTF; encoded by the coding sequence ATGAATTTTATAAAAAAATTAGTTGTTCTGATACTTTTTTGCAATACATCTTTATATGCGCAAAAATCGGTTAGTGGGGTGGTAACAGATGAGAATGGGACTGTTTTACCGGGAGTTAATGTAATTGAAAAAGGTACAAATAATGGAGCGGTAAGCGATTTTGACGGAGTTTATGAAATAGAAACTGCTAACGATGCTATTTTGATCTTTAGTTTCTTAGGATTTCAAAGTCAGGAAGTATCTGTAGAAAATAAGACCGCTATAAATGTTACGCTTCAAAATGACCAGCAAGCTTTAGATGAAGTTGTGGTTATAGGGTATGGGGCTGTAGACAGAGATAAAATCTCAAGTTCTATATCTACTGTTGAAGGAGAAGAATTAACTAAAATAACTGCAAGTAATCCTGCAGAAAGTTTGCAAGGTAAAGCAGCTGGTGTACAGGTGCTCTCGGGAGGAGGTAATCCTGGTGCATCTCCACAAATCCTTATACGTGGGGTAACTTCTAATAATGGTACATCTCCACTCATTGTATTAGATGGTGTGCCGCAACCACAGGGTACTTCACTTAATTTACTAAACCCTGCAGATATTAAGAATTTTCAAATCTTAAAAGATGCATCAGCTTCTGCTATCTATGGTTCGAGAGCTTCTAATGGTGTGGTACTTATAACAACAAAAAGGGGTAAAGAGGGGAAGACTATTATCAACTTAGATTTCTCTCAGGGTTACCAGAGGCTTGAAAAAATAAACCTGGCAGGTGCAGATGAGTATATTCAGGTAATGAATTTAAGACGTACAAATGATGGTAGTGCACCACTATACAATGCAGAAGATTTTACTACAGACACAGACTGGTGGGATGAGACTATAGAGAATTTTGCACCGGTTACTAATTTTAACTTACGTGCTTCTGGGGGTTCAGAAAAAGTTAAATACGCGGCAAGTATGAGCTATTTTAATCAAGAGTCTAATTATGATAAAGGATATTATGAGAAAATAACAGCTCGTTTTAATGTTGACTTTAAGTTGTCTGATAAAATCACGTTAAAGCAAGATTTAAACCCTAGAATTGAAAATTTTGAAAGCTCACCTAATTTGCTTTATAGCATATTAAGAATAGACCCGCTTACAGATGTTTATTTACCTCAGGATGAGCGTGTAGGTAACAGTTTTAGTATTTATGCACCTAGTAATAATCAAGTTCCTAACCCAGTAGGTAGCGTTGCAAGACTGTTTAATGAAACTAAGTTTTTTGCTTTAATATCTAATACACAGTTAAATTATGAAATCACTCCAGAGCTTACTTTTAATTCTCAGTTAGGGTTAAATATTAATCATTCTAGACAAGATATTTTTAACCCTAGATATTTTACAACTCCTAACCAGCAGCAGGAAATAAATAACGTATCTAGACGTGTAAATGAGAATTTTGATTACGTTTTTAATAATACAATTAATTACACGCAAGATTTCGGAAAGCATTACGTAAACCTTTTAGGTGGTGTTTTATTTGATTCTCAAACGTTCAATTATGTTTCAGCATTTAGAGAAGACATTCCAGATGATGAAAACCCAGATTTAAGATACCTCGATGCGGCGACAGGTGAGGGTATTTCTGTGGGAGGTAATGAGGCTGTAGAAACCATTTTCTCAGGTATATTTAGAGGTATATATAGCTACGATAATAAATACTTCTTTACAGGTACTATACGTGCAGATGAATCTTCAAAATTTGCAAAAGGAAACAGGTTAGGTGTTTTTCCTAGCGTGTCTGTAGCCTGGGATATAGATTCAGAATCATTTTTTGATGTAGACTTTATAAGTAACCTTAGACTTAAAGCAGGTTACGGGCAGATAGGTAATCAAAATATTAACCGTAACGGACAATTTTTTGCAATAGGTACCGGTAATTATGTTTTTGGCGGTGACCGTGTAGTAACTAACTTTTTATCACAGTTTGGAAATCCTGGGTTGAAGTGGGAAACCGTTGAGGATAAAAACTTTGGCCTTACTGCAACGCTTTTTGATAGTGCATTCGATTTTTCGGTAGAATACTATGAGAAAACCTCAAAAGACTTGCTCTTTAATGTAGAGCTTCCTAATTATACCGGTATTCCCGGTCTTGTTTCTCAGAACGTAGGGAGTTTTGAATCTAAAGGATGGGATATTCAAGTAGGATATAATAAAACCTGGGGTGATTTTAAGATGGATCTTAACGTGAATGTTTCTACAAATGAAAGCCGTGCAGTAGAGTTAGCTCCGGGTAACGAGCAACTTTTTGGTCAAAATAGATCTGATCTGGGTAATAGATTTATAAAAATTACAGAATTAGGAGAGCGAGTAGGTTTATTCTATGGTTTTGAAACCGATGGAATTTTTCAAAATCAAACAGAGATTAATGCACATTCATCTGAAACAGGTCAACTTATACAACCTAATGCACAACCCGGTGATTTAAAGTTTGTAGATACTAATAAAGACGGGGTACTTAACGATAACGACTTAACAACTATAGGAAACCCTTTTCCTGATTTTTATGGTGGTTTTACAGGAAATTTTAGTTACAAAAATTTAGATTTTTCAATGCAGTGGTATGGCACCTACGGTAATGAAGTTTTTAATTATACAAGAACGTTTATAAATGCAGGAACCCAGGATGTAAATGTGGGAGCCGGTACTATAGGAAGAGTATGGACTCCAGAAAATCCTAATGCAGAATTTCCTAGACTTACTCTGCTAGACCGTAACGGTAACTATCAAAGGCCTTCTAGTCTTTTTATTGAAGATGCATCGTATTTGAGATTAAGAAATGTTCAATTAGGGTATAACTTCGATATACCTAATTTTCAGAAATTAAGAATTTTCATTTCAGGACAAAATCTTATTACCATATCAGACTACTCAGGATTCGATCCTGAAGTGGGAGCAGGAGGAGACATCATTAATGATTTTGGTGTTGACTATGCACGTTATCCTGTTTCAAAAACATATTTACTAGGACTTAATTTAACTTTTTAA